One region of Epilithonimonas zeae genomic DNA includes:
- a CDS encoding AAA family ATPase: MLDLVEVHEELYLYLLEQRKRNSELKFTFRKSNHANRLEEGYWFYGNENYLAISFWEGMDWKNRTPNICFIIDNEGKCTLEINVSDSTIKKEFIERYFLERTLNLEKIGKKYIIKYDNVFSEYSNRIYDLNDYKSVFDFFLHTDKENIDDIIRSNSDFFEMMGSSENEISFLSSEEFLKRHNKIRQYRKRKQEIDNEDEFVIKEDKPWKLFSIDIKDYGLINDLSIEIKNKKNQWIFLTGENGSGKTNLLRAMATALGNRMLSKNEFEENPNFKVTANFIYKNKLQEYSRIGNGEVKGKRKPYIQGLAMYGPYRLDMVVDKMNKAKFKKELNKEESFKSLFKVGTPLLSIDKQFEFWRSGSKREKNLFQKREYYIKSLIIDVVHNLVDIRFTIENNKKITKYIFTNDQNQEYSLVWEKLSTGTKSTIAMLGDILIRLFNQQSDILDPAELRGIVIIDEIDLHLHPKAQKELVINLSRTFPNIQFIVSSHSPIPFIGAPEESVFITVERDQNDNIKATMLDIDISNLLPNTILSSPIFGFDSIINVQHNPNESLITENDYQEAAFYKILNRKITERTIQLGIDNDSDN, from the coding sequence ATGCTGGATCTTGTTGAAGTTCATGAAGAATTATATTTATATCTGCTTGAACAAAGGAAAAGAAATTCTGAACTAAAATTTACTTTTAGAAAAAGTAATCATGCAAATAGATTGGAAGAAGGGTATTGGTTTTACGGAAATGAAAACTATTTAGCAATATCATTTTGGGAAGGGATGGATTGGAAAAATAGAACTCCGAATATATGTTTCATAATTGATAACGAGGGAAAATGCACCTTGGAAATTAATGTTTCAGATTCTACTATCAAGAAAGAATTTATTGAAAGATATTTTTTAGAAAGAACACTAAATTTAGAAAAAATTGGTAAAAAATATATCATCAAGTATGATAATGTTTTTTCTGAATACAGTAATCGCATATATGATCTAAACGATTACAAGTCTGTTTTTGATTTTTTCCTGCACACAGATAAAGAAAATATTGATGATATTATTAGGAGTAATTCTGATTTTTTTGAGATGATGGGATCAAGTGAAAATGAAATTTCATTTTTAAGTTCAGAAGAATTTCTAAAAAGACATAATAAAATTAGGCAATATAGAAAACGCAAGCAAGAGATTGATAATGAAGATGAATTTGTTATCAAAGAGGATAAGCCTTGGAAATTATTTTCAATTGATATAAAAGATTATGGATTAATAAATGACTTATCGATTGAAATAAAAAACAAAAAAAATCAGTGGATATTTTTAACAGGTGAGAATGGATCTGGTAAAACGAACCTTTTACGAGCAATGGCAACAGCATTGGGAAATAGAATGTTGTCAAAAAATGAATTTGAAGAAAATCCTAATTTTAAAGTTACTGCCAACTTCATTTATAAAAATAAATTACAAGAATACAGTAGAATTGGAAATGGTGAAGTAAAAGGTAAAAGAAAACCATACATTCAAGGGTTGGCAATGTATGGTCCATATAGACTTGATATGGTGGTAGATAAGATGAATAAGGCTAAATTTAAAAAAGAATTAAATAAAGAAGAGTCTTTCAAATCTTTATTTAAGGTAGGAACTCCACTATTAAGTATTGACAAACAGTTTGAGTTTTGGAGGTCTGGATCAAAGCGGGAAAAGAATCTTTTTCAAAAAAGAGAATATTATATTAAGTCTTTAATAATTGATGTTGTTCATAATTTAGTTGATATTAGATTTACCATTGAAAATAACAAAAAAATTACAAAGTACATTTTTACTAATGATCAGAATCAAGAATATTCTTTAGTTTGGGAAAAATTATCAACTGGTACAAAGAGTACTATTGCGATGCTTGGTGATATTCTGATTCGTCTTTTCAATCAACAATCTGACATTCTTGATCCAGCAGAATTACGTGGGATTGTTATTATAGATGAAATTGATTTACACCTTCATCCTAAAGCACAAAAAGAATTAGTAATAAACCTCTCAAGAACATTTCCTAATATTCAATTTATTGTTTCTTCCCATAGTCCAATACCTTTTATTGGTGCACCTGAAGAGAGTGTATTCATTACGGTTGAAAGAGATCAGAATGATAATATCAAAGCGACAATGTTAGATATAGACATTTCAAATCTATTACCTAATACAATTTTAAGCTCACCTATTTTTGGCTTTGATTCCATAATTAATGTTCAACATAATCCAAATGAGAGTTTGATAACAGAAAACGATTATCAAGAAGCCGCATTTTATAAAATTTTGAATAGAAAGATCACGGAACGAACTATACAATTAGGAATAGATAATGATTCAGATAACTAG